One window of Burkholderia thailandensis E264 genomic DNA carries:
- a CDS encoding cobalamin-binding protein produces the protein MRLALSRALLAAIFTACACALAPAVAHAELAVTDDAGHTITLAAPARRVVSLAPHVTELIYAAGGGAKLVGAVSYSDYPPAAKAIPRVGSNQALDLERIAALKPDLIVVWRHGNAGRETERLRALGIPLYFSEPRHLDDVAASLDKLGTLLGTREIAAAAANAYRQQIARLRARYAGKPPVTVFFQAWDKPLITLNGGHIVSDVIALCGGRNVFSQLQPVAPSVTDEAVLAANPEAIVTTAAGATPTRDALPDFTRWRAWPKLTAVARGNLFAIDGDLLTRPAPRIAQGAEQLCRDLDVARARRPKP, from the coding sequence ATGCGCCTCGCCCTCTCCCGCGCGCTCCTCGCCGCGATCTTTACCGCATGCGCCTGCGCGCTTGCGCCCGCCGTCGCGCACGCGGAGCTCGCCGTCACCGACGACGCAGGCCACACGATCACGCTCGCCGCGCCCGCGCGGCGCGTCGTGAGCCTCGCGCCGCACGTGACCGAGCTGATCTACGCGGCGGGCGGCGGCGCGAAGCTCGTGGGCGCGGTGTCGTACAGCGATTACCCGCCCGCCGCGAAGGCGATCCCGCGCGTCGGCTCGAACCAGGCGCTCGACCTCGAACGGATCGCGGCGCTCAAGCCGGACCTGATCGTCGTCTGGCGTCACGGCAACGCCGGGCGCGAGACCGAGCGGCTGCGCGCGCTCGGCATCCCGCTCTACTTCAGCGAGCCGAGACATCTCGACGATGTCGCCGCGTCGCTCGACAAACTGGGCACGCTGCTCGGCACGCGCGAAATCGCGGCGGCGGCGGCGAACGCCTACCGGCAGCAGATCGCGCGGTTGCGCGCGCGCTACGCAGGCAAGCCGCCCGTCACCGTGTTCTTTCAGGCCTGGGACAAGCCGCTCATCACGCTGAACGGCGGTCACATCGTCAGCGACGTGATCGCGCTGTGCGGCGGCCGCAACGTGTTCTCGCAACTGCAGCCGGTCGCGCCGTCCGTCACCGACGAAGCTGTGCTCGCGGCGAATCCGGAAGCGATCGTGACGACGGCGGCCGGCGCGACCCCGACGCGCGACGCACTACCCGACTTCACGCGCTGGCGCGCGTGGCCGAAGCTGACCGCGGTCGCGCGAGGCAATCTGTTCGCGATCGACGGCGATCTGCTGACGCGGCCCGCGCCGCGCATCGCGCAAGGCGCCGAGCAACTGTGCCGGGATCTCGACGTCGCGCGCGCGCGGCGGCCCAAACCGTGA
- the cobD gene encoding threonine-phosphate decarboxylase CobD codes for MADAPITHGGNLHEAALRHGIPRDAWLDLSTGINPHGYPVPPAPADAWRRLPEDDGVLAAHAARYYGAPDAAHVLPVAGSQAAIRALPALFERGTVGVAPLAYSEYAPAFARHGHPSAPLDCRADQLPAALTHAIVANPNNPTAERVDRARLLRWHAQLVARGGALVVDEAFADADTHANASLAPDTHLDGLVVLRSVGKFFGLAGVRAGFALAAPALLARLRDALGAWTVSGPARHAVLAAFADSAWQHATRERLAHDGARLAALLRANGFVMHATPLFSWSADPRAHALHDALAARGIWTRYFAHAPSVRIGLPAGEDEWRRLERAFAECVPTLPVASPHPSGSTTRD; via the coding sequence ATGGCTGACGCGCCGATCACGCACGGCGGCAATCTGCACGAAGCCGCCCTTCGCCACGGCATCCCGCGCGACGCATGGCTCGATCTGTCGACGGGGATCAATCCGCACGGCTATCCGGTGCCGCCCGCGCCCGCCGACGCGTGGCGCCGGCTGCCGGAGGACGACGGCGTGCTCGCCGCGCATGCGGCGCGCTACTACGGCGCGCCGGACGCCGCGCACGTGCTGCCCGTCGCCGGCAGCCAGGCGGCGATCCGCGCGCTGCCCGCGCTGTTCGAGCGCGGCACGGTCGGCGTCGCGCCGCTCGCATACAGCGAGTACGCGCCCGCGTTCGCGCGCCACGGCCATCCGAGCGCGCCGCTCGACTGCCGTGCCGACCAACTGCCGGCGGCCCTCACGCACGCGATCGTCGCCAATCCGAACAATCCGACCGCCGAGCGCGTCGACCGCGCACGGCTGCTGCGCTGGCACGCGCAGCTCGTCGCGCGCGGCGGAGCGCTCGTCGTCGACGAGGCGTTCGCGGATGCCGACACGCACGCGAATGCGTCGCTCGCGCCGGACACGCACCTCGACGGCCTCGTCGTGCTGCGCTCGGTCGGCAAGTTCTTCGGGCTTGCCGGCGTGCGCGCGGGCTTCGCGCTCGCCGCGCCCGCGCTGCTCGCGCGGCTGCGCGACGCGCTCGGCGCGTGGACCGTCAGCGGCCCCGCGCGTCACGCGGTGCTCGCCGCGTTCGCGGACTCGGCGTGGCAGCACGCGACGCGCGAGCGGCTCGCGCACGACGGCGCGCGCCTCGCCGCGCTGCTGCGCGCGAACGGCTTCGTCATGCACGCAACGCCGCTCTTCAGTTGGAGCGCCGATCCGCGCGCGCATGCGCTGCATGACGCGCTCGCCGCGCGCGGAATCTGGACGCGCTACTTCGCGCACGCGCCGAGCGTGCGCATCGGGCTGCCCGCCGGCGAAGACGAATGGCGGCGGCTCGAGCGCGCGTTCGCCGAATGCGTGCCGACGCTGCCCGTCGCCTCGCCGCATCCGTCCGGATCGACGACACGAGATTGA
- the cbiB gene encoding adenosylcobinamide-phosphate synthase CbiB, translating into MLILSLPAVAFLAVAGCVVDKLVGEPRTAHPLVAFGRLAARVERALNTGRRGRLAGLAAWLAAVAPPVALAAWFVATLPWPLAAALHVALLWFALGARSLAEHVAPIAAALLRRDLAAARMLTSRIVSRDTSDADEAALARAAVESALENGNDAIFGALFWFAIAGGPGALLFRLANTLDAMWGYRTPRFARFGWAAARIDDALNWAPARLTAASYALLGDTANAWRCWRTQARHWDSPNAGPVMAAGAGSLNVVIGGPAVYHGAIEERPVLGAGEPAAPPHVAAALSLVARTMILWLALLIAGAALSIATHHG; encoded by the coding sequence ATGCTGATCCTGTCGCTGCCCGCCGTCGCCTTCCTCGCGGTTGCCGGCTGCGTCGTCGACAAGCTCGTCGGCGAGCCGCGCACCGCGCATCCGCTCGTCGCGTTCGGCCGGCTCGCCGCGCGCGTCGAGCGCGCGCTCAACACCGGACGCCGCGGCCGGCTCGCGGGCCTCGCCGCGTGGCTCGCCGCCGTCGCGCCGCCCGTCGCGCTCGCCGCGTGGTTCGTCGCGACGCTGCCGTGGCCGCTCGCCGCCGCGCTGCATGTCGCGCTGCTGTGGTTCGCGCTCGGCGCGCGCAGCCTCGCCGAGCACGTCGCGCCGATCGCCGCCGCGCTGCTGCGACGCGACCTCGCGGCCGCGCGCATGCTGACATCGCGCATCGTGTCGCGCGACACGAGCGACGCCGACGAGGCGGCGCTCGCGCGCGCGGCGGTCGAATCGGCGCTCGAGAACGGCAACGACGCGATCTTCGGCGCGCTCTTCTGGTTCGCGATCGCGGGCGGCCCGGGCGCGCTGCTGTTCCGGCTCGCGAACACGCTCGACGCGATGTGGGGCTATCGGACGCCGCGCTTCGCTCGCTTCGGCTGGGCGGCCGCGCGCATCGACGACGCGCTCAACTGGGCGCCCGCGCGTCTCACCGCGGCGAGCTACGCGCTCCTTGGCGACACCGCGAACGCATGGCGCTGCTGGCGCACGCAGGCGCGCCACTGGGACAGCCCGAACGCAGGCCCCGTGATGGCCGCGGGTGCGGGCAGCCTGAACGTCGTGATCGGCGGCCCCGCCGTCTATCACGGCGCGATCGAGGAGCGCCCCGTGCTCGGCGCGGGCGAACCCGCGGCGCCCCCGCACGTCGCGGCGGCGCTGTCGCTCGTCGCCCGCACGATGATTCTCTGGCTCGCGCTGCTGATCGCGGGCGCGGCACTATCGATCGCGACGCATCATGGCTGA
- the cobU gene encoding bifunctional adenosylcobinamide kinase/adenosylcobinamide-phosphate guanylyltransferase gives MTPRDLTFVLGGARSGKSAHAERLAAAGGRPVTYIATARVADDEFAERIAHHRARRPADWALVEAPVELARAIARLDDASACVLVDCLTLWLTNLLCPADGPGVDDARCDAYVAELEAALRASRAQVIVVSNEIGFGVVPLGKETRRFVDTLGRVNQRIAALATRVTLCVAGLPVTIKPEGEPRC, from the coding sequence ATGACTCCGCGCGACCTCACCTTCGTTCTCGGCGGCGCGCGCTCGGGCAAGAGCGCGCACGCCGAACGGCTCGCCGCCGCAGGCGGGCGGCCCGTCACCTACATCGCCACCGCCCGCGTCGCCGACGACGAATTCGCCGAGCGCATCGCGCATCATCGCGCGCGCCGGCCGGCCGACTGGGCGCTCGTCGAGGCGCCCGTCGAGCTCGCGCGCGCGATCGCCCGGCTCGACGACGCGAGCGCGTGCGTGCTCGTCGACTGCCTGACCCTCTGGCTCACGAACCTGCTCTGCCCGGCCGACGGCCCGGGCGTCGACGACGCGCGCTGCGATGCATACGTCGCCGAACTCGAGGCGGCGCTGCGCGCGAGCCGCGCGCAGGTCATCGTCGTCAGCAACGAGATCGGCTTCGGCGTCGTGCCGCTCGGCAAGGAGACGCGCCGCTTCGTCGATACGCTCGGTCGCGTCAATCAGCGCATCGCGGCGCTCGCGACGCGCGTGACGCTGTGCGTGGCCGGCCTGCCCGTCACGATCAAGCCCGAGGGCGAGCCGCGATGCTGA
- a CDS encoding DoxX family protein has product MDSNCLNGIGAALLRVALGVLYLAHVAQKVFVFTLPGTAQFFASVGLPGWLAYLTTFVELVGGLALLAGVQVRLASLVLLPFMLGATMTHFPNGWSFAAPHGGWEYPAFWAVTLVVQALVGAGAFALGGARGVAGRTA; this is encoded by the coding sequence ATGGATTCGAACTGCTTGAACGGCATCGGTGCCGCATTGCTGCGCGTCGCGCTCGGCGTGCTGTATCTCGCGCACGTCGCGCAGAAGGTTTTCGTGTTCACGCTGCCCGGCACCGCGCAGTTTTTCGCATCGGTCGGCCTGCCGGGCTGGCTTGCTTATCTGACGACGTTCGTCGAGCTCGTCGGCGGTCTCGCGCTCCTTGCCGGCGTGCAGGTGCGGCTTGCGTCGCTCGTGCTGCTGCCCTTCATGCTCGGCGCGACGATGACGCATTTCCCGAACGGCTGGAGCTTCGCCGCGCCGCACGGCGGCTGGGAGTATCCGGCGTTCTGGGCGGTCACGCTCGTCGTCCAGGCGCTCGTCGGCGCCGGTGCGTTCGCGCTCGGCGGCGCGCGAGGCGTTGCGGGCCGGACTGCGTAA
- a CDS encoding ParA family protein — MTVIVVANPKGGVGKSTLSTNLAGYFAAQGAWVALADLDRQQSAHAWLDLRPAGLPAIETWALDPDSPSKPPRGLEYAIVDTPAGLHGNRMNVALEFADSVIVPLQPSMFDILATQQFLERLASEKAVKKGAIKVGVVGMRVDARTRSADQLHRFVEGLDLPVLGYLRDTQNYVQLAAHGLTLWDVAKSRVDKDLEQWGPIVEWARK, encoded by the coding sequence ATGACGGTGATCGTGGTGGCGAATCCGAAGGGCGGCGTCGGCAAGAGCACGCTGTCCACCAATCTGGCGGGGTATTTCGCGGCGCAGGGCGCATGGGTCGCGCTCGCCGATCTCGACCGGCAGCAGTCGGCGCACGCATGGCTCGACCTGCGGCCGGCCGGGCTGCCCGCGATCGAGACCTGGGCGCTCGATCCCGATTCGCCGTCGAAGCCGCCGCGCGGCCTCGAATACGCGATCGTCGACACGCCGGCCGGCCTGCACGGCAACCGGATGAACGTCGCGCTCGAATTCGCCGACAGCGTGATCGTGCCGCTGCAGCCGTCGATGTTCGATATCCTCGCGACCCAGCAATTCCTCGAGCGCCTCGCGAGCGAGAAGGCGGTGAAGAAGGGCGCGATCAAGGTGGGGGTCGTCGGGATGCGGGTCGACGCGCGCACGCGCTCGGCCGATCAGTTGCATCGCTTCGTGGAAGGGCTCGATCTGCCCGTGCTCGGCTATCTGCGCGACACGCAGAACTACGTGCAGCTCGCCGCGCACGGCCTCACGCTGTGGGACGTCGCGAAAAGCCGCGTCGACAAGGATCTCGAACAGTGGGGACCGATCGTCGAGTGGGCGCGGAAGTAG
- the panD gene encoding aspartate 1-decarboxylase encodes MQRHMLKSKIHRAAVTHCELHYEGSCAIDEDLLEAANIVENERIDIWNINNGERFSTYAIKGERGSGMISLNGSAARRAQLGDLVIIAAFAMIDEEELKAGWKPDLVFVDEGNKIKGSRDHVPTQNWT; translated from the coding sequence ATGCAGCGCCACATGCTGAAATCGAAGATCCACCGCGCGGCGGTCACGCACTGCGAGCTGCATTACGAAGGCTCGTGCGCGATCGACGAGGATCTGCTCGAAGCGGCGAACATCGTCGAGAACGAGCGGATCGACATCTGGAACATCAACAACGGCGAACGCTTCTCGACGTACGCGATCAAGGGCGAGCGCGGCAGCGGGATGATTTCGCTGAACGGCTCGGCCGCGCGCCGCGCGCAATTGGGCGACCTCGTGATCATCGCCGCGTTCGCGATGATCGACGAGGAAGAGCTGAAGGCGGGCTGGAAGCCCGATCTCGTGTTCGTCGACGAAGGCAACAAGATCAAGGGCAGCCGCGATCACGTGCCGACGCAGAACTGGACGTAA
- the panC gene encoding pantoate--beta-alanine ligase, with product MKVISSIQELRDQLRGQNRTAFVPTMGNLHEGHLSLMRLARQHGDPVVASIFVNRLQFGPNEDFDKYPRTLQEDIEKLQKENVYVLFAPTERDMYPEPQEYRVQPPHDLGDILEGEFRPGFFTGVCTVVTKLMACVQPRVAVFGKKDYQQLMIVRRMCQQLALPVEIVAAETVRDADGLALSSRNRYLSEAERAEAPELAKTLARVRDAVLDGERDLAAIERRAVAHLSARGWQPDYVSIRRRENLVAPSAAQIEAGDPLVVLTAAKLGATRLIDNLEI from the coding sequence ATGAAAGTCATCAGCTCGATCCAGGAACTGCGCGACCAGTTGCGCGGCCAGAACCGCACGGCGTTCGTGCCGACGATGGGCAACCTGCACGAGGGGCACCTGTCGCTGATGCGGCTCGCGCGCCAGCACGGCGATCCGGTCGTCGCGAGCATCTTCGTGAACCGGCTCCAGTTCGGTCCGAACGAGGACTTCGACAAATACCCGCGCACGCTGCAGGAAGACATCGAGAAGCTGCAGAAGGAAAACGTCTACGTGCTGTTCGCGCCGACCGAGCGCGACATGTACCCCGAGCCGCAGGAATATCGCGTGCAGCCGCCGCACGACCTCGGCGACATCCTCGAAGGCGAGTTCCGCCCCGGCTTCTTCACGGGCGTGTGCACGGTCGTCACGAAGCTGATGGCGTGCGTGCAGCCGCGCGTCGCCGTGTTCGGCAAGAAGGATTACCAGCAGTTGATGATCGTGCGTCGGATGTGCCAGCAGCTCGCGCTGCCCGTCGAGATCGTCGCGGCCGAAACCGTGCGCGACGCCGACGGCCTCGCGCTGTCGTCGCGCAACCGCTATCTGAGCGAAGCCGAGCGCGCGGAGGCGCCCGAGCTCGCGAAGACGCTCGCGCGGGTGCGCGACGCGGTGCTCGACGGCGAGCGCGATCTCGCGGCGATCGAGCGGCGCGCGGTCGCGCACCTCTCCGCGCGCGGCTGGCAGCCCGACTACGTGTCGATCCGCCGACGCGAGAACCTCGTCGCGCCGAGCGCGGCGCAAATCGAAGCGGGCGATCCGCTCGTCGTGCTCACGGCGGCGAAGCTCGGCGCGACGCGCCTCATCGACAATCTGGAAATCTGA
- a CDS encoding segregation and condensation protein A produces the protein MSAADEASASAQPEDAIAAPAGADSTPDTVDGVAAFARLYGEPLFKLPQDLYIPPDALEVFLETFEGPLDLLLYLIRKQNFNVLDIPMAEVTAQYLGYVDQIRESNLELAAEYLLMAAMLIEIKSRMLLPVKKADTGEEAEDPRAELVRRLLEYEQMKLAAQRLDQLPQLGRDFLRAEVYIEQSITPRFPDVNADDLRAAWADVLKRAKLVQHHKISREELSVREHMSLILRKLQNARFMEFADLFDTSRGVPVVVVNFIAMLELARESLVEITQAEPFAPIYVRLAYLPA, from the coding sequence GTGAGCGCCGCCGACGAGGCCAGCGCCAGCGCGCAGCCCGAGGACGCGATCGCCGCGCCCGCCGGCGCGGATTCGACGCCCGACACGGTCGACGGGGTCGCGGCGTTCGCTCGCCTGTACGGCGAACCGCTCTTCAAGCTGCCGCAGGATCTGTACATCCCGCCGGACGCGCTCGAAGTCTTTCTCGAAACGTTCGAAGGTCCGCTCGACCTGCTGCTGTACCTGATCCGCAAGCAGAACTTCAACGTGCTCGACATTCCGATGGCGGAAGTCACCGCGCAGTATCTCGGCTACGTCGACCAGATCCGCGAATCGAATCTGGAGCTCGCGGCCGAGTACCTGCTGATGGCGGCGATGCTGATCGAGATCAAGTCCCGCATGCTGCTGCCCGTGAAGAAGGCGGACACGGGCGAGGAAGCGGAGGACCCGCGCGCCGAGCTCGTGCGGCGCCTGCTCGAATACGAGCAGATGAAGCTCGCCGCGCAGCGTCTCGATCAACTGCCGCAGCTCGGCCGCGATTTCCTGCGCGCCGAGGTGTACATCGAGCAGAGCATCACGCCGCGCTTCCCCGACGTGAACGCCGACGACCTGCGCGCCGCATGGGCCGACGTGCTCAAGCGCGCGAAGCTCGTCCAGCATCACAAGATCTCGCGCGAGGAGCTGTCGGTGCGCGAGCACATGAGCCTCATCCTGCGCAAGCTGCAGAACGCGCGCTTCATGGAGTTCGCCGATCTGTTCGACACGTCGCGCGGCGTGCCCGTCGTCGTCGTCAACTTCATCGCGATGCTCGAGCTCGCGCGCGAATCGCTCGTCGAGATCACGCAGGCCGAGCCGTTCGCGCCGATCTACGTGCGGCTCGCATATCTGCCGGCTTGA
- a CDS encoding DUF3460 family protein yields MPYQSDITQFLNQLKQQKPTLEEEQRKGRSLLWDKQPIDLEERDAQQRSRVRQNPYVYYQNF; encoded by the coding sequence ATGCCGTACCAGTCCGATATCACGCAATTCCTGAACCAGTTGAAGCAGCAAAAGCCGACGCTCGAAGAAGAACAGCGCAAGGGCCGCTCGCTGCTGTGGGACAAGCAGCCGATCGACCTCGAGGAGCGCGACGCGCAGCAGCGCTCGCGCGTGCGCCAGAATCCTTACGTCTACTACCAGAACTTCTGA
- a CDS encoding autotransporter assembly complex protein TamA: MAGRVSRQHAFSRAARGATRRAHGWRAFARRGLRVLLAGCAAVLAQSAFAKYAVEIDAPRSVKSLLKQHLDIARFAKREDLSEDQFEFLVTATPQQVRELAATAGYFSAAVRTDVRTAGGERRVTVSVDPGAQTLVSAVDLKFEGPVSSEDPKQETATRIAFSLKPGDPFTQSGWDDAKNAALKQLQSRRYLGAKITASEARIDPRTRKATLAVTLDSGPTFTIGALDVSGVRRYPEKIVHNVNPLAAGEIYDAKRITELQRQLQNTPYYASVAIDVSDDVARPLDSPVHVKVSEYPYNSVRGGIGYATDTGPHIQGSYTYLDTFGSAWPLSVSGRVDQIQQYGQVQLSMPPGPRAWTNSILASYTNTNVSDTRIYSARVGAQRARTGQFIDYSYSLMLYQDRLDQNGAGPTTSRALVPQWAWTRRNVDDPLFPRSGNLIHAEAGFAVKGVLTDQTFIRGYARGQQYVSIGKRDLFVFRAELGGVFTSGGSSGVPASLLFRAGGSNSVRGYGYQSIGHSVDGSVLPTKYLMTGTAEYQHWFNRDWGAATFFDIGTATDAWGEKVFYPGAGLGVRWRSPVGPVNFDLAYGLKNKSVRPYLTLGIAF, encoded by the coding sequence TTGGCAGGGCGGGTATCACGACAGCATGCTTTTTCGCGCGCTGCGCGCGGCGCGACGCGCCGCGCGCACGGATGGCGGGCATTTGCGCGGCGCGGACTGCGCGTGCTGCTTGCGGGCTGCGCGGCCGTGCTCGCGCAGTCCGCGTTCGCGAAATACGCGGTCGAGATCGACGCGCCGCGCTCGGTCAAGAGCCTGCTCAAGCAGCATCTCGACATCGCCCGTTTCGCGAAGCGCGAAGACCTGAGCGAAGACCAGTTCGAATTCCTCGTGACCGCGACGCCGCAGCAGGTGCGCGAGCTCGCCGCGACGGCCGGTTACTTCTCGGCCGCCGTGCGCACCGACGTGCGCACGGCGGGCGGCGAGCGCCGCGTGACGGTGTCGGTCGATCCGGGCGCGCAAACGCTCGTGTCGGCGGTCGATCTGAAGTTCGAAGGCCCGGTTTCGAGCGAGGACCCGAAGCAGGAGACGGCGACGCGCATTGCGTTCTCGCTGAAGCCGGGCGACCCGTTTACACAGTCCGGCTGGGACGACGCGAAGAACGCGGCGCTCAAGCAACTGCAGTCGCGCCGCTATCTCGGCGCGAAGATCACCGCATCGGAGGCGCGCATCGATCCGCGCACGCGAAAGGCGACGCTCGCGGTCACGCTCGACAGCGGGCCGACGTTTACGATCGGCGCGCTCGACGTGTCCGGCGTGCGTCGCTATCCGGAAAAGATCGTGCACAACGTGAATCCGCTGGCGGCGGGCGAGATCTACGACGCGAAACGCATCACCGAATTGCAGCGGCAGTTGCAGAACACGCCGTACTACGCGAGCGTCGCGATCGACGTCTCCGACGACGTCGCGCGCCCGCTCGACTCGCCCGTTCACGTGAAGGTCAGCGAGTACCCGTACAACAGCGTGCGCGGCGGGATCGGCTACGCGACCGACACGGGGCCGCACATTCAGGGTTCCTATACGTATCTCGACACGTTCGGCTCCGCGTGGCCGCTGTCGGTGTCGGGGCGGGTCGACCAGATCCAGCAGTACGGGCAGGTCCAGCTGTCGATGCCGCCGGGGCCGCGCGCGTGGACCAACAGCATCCTCGCGTCTTATACGAACACGAACGTGTCGGACACGCGGATCTACAGCGCGCGCGTCGGCGCGCAGCGCGCGCGCACCGGGCAGTTCATCGACTACTCGTACTCGCTGATGCTCTATCAGGACCGGCTCGACCAGAACGGCGCCGGCCCGACGACGAGCCGCGCGCTCGTCCCGCAATGGGCGTGGACGCGCCGCAACGTCGACGATCCGCTGTTTCCGCGCTCGGGCAACCTGATCCACGCGGAAGCCGGCTTCGCGGTGAAGGGCGTGCTGACCGACCAGACGTTCATCCGCGGCTACGCGCGCGGCCAGCAATACGTGTCGATCGGCAAGCGCGACCTGTTCGTGTTTCGCGCGGAGCTGGGCGGCGTGTTCACGAGCGGCGGCTCATCGGGCGTGCCGGCGTCGCTCCTGTTTCGCGCGGGCGGCTCGAACTCGGTGCGCGGCTACGGCTATCAGAGCATCGGCCACTCCGTCGACGGCTCGGTGCTGCCGACCAAGTATCTGATGACGGGCACGGCCGAATACCAGCACTGGTTCAACCGCGACTGGGGCGCGGCGACGTTTTTCGACATCGGCACGGCGACCGACGCATGGGGCGAGAAGGTGTTCTATCCGGGCGCGGGCCTCGGCGTGCGCTGGCGCAGCCCGGTCGGCCCCGTCAATTTCGATCTCGCTTACGGCTTGAAGAACAAGAGCGTGCGTCCGTACCTGACGCTCGGCATTGCATTCTGA